Proteins encoded by one window of Luteolibacter flavescens:
- a CDS encoding SH3 domain-containing protein, whose translation MPSFTANADYEEKDSNPIRLQPGDEVTVGPVDRAWPGWVWAEDDNGNDGYVPEDILEPLGEGRFAALESFDPATLVIRRGDELESLKQIHGWHWCRNASGTEGWVAGYLLRPVA comes from the coding sequence ATGCCCAGCTTCACCGCCAATGCCGACTACGAGGAAAAGGACAGCAATCCCATCCGCCTGCAGCCGGGCGATGAGGTGACCGTGGGCCCGGTGGACCGGGCTTGGCCGGGCTGGGTGTGGGCGGAGGATGACAATGGCAATGACGGCTACGTGCCGGAGGATATTCTGGAGCCGCTCGGCGAGGGTCGCTTCGCCGCGCTGGAGTCATTCGACCCCGCCACGCTGGTGATCCGCCGCGGCGATGAGCTGGAGTCGCTCAAGCAGATCCACGGCTGGCACTGGTGCCGGAATGCTTCCGGCACCGAGGGCTGGGTGGCGGGCTACCTGCTGCGGCCGGTGGCGTGA
- a CDS encoding Uma2 family endonuclease, with the protein MSLAIQLPLRGDQTEFNLRVWERLLADPELAKITGRFETDRHGHILMSPPPGYHHGSRQFEIGYQLRTRLGGNVRTECPLSTSDGVKAVDVVWLSDLRESTAVVGEVLVESPEICVEVISPSNTRAEMEEKMALYFDAGAIEVWFCDENGGMRFVGKQGPLERSLLCPDFPALIES; encoded by the coding sequence ATGAGCCTAGCCATCCAGCTTCCGCTGCGGGGGGACCAGACGGAGTTCAATCTCCGCGTCTGGGAGCGGCTGCTTGCTGACCCCGAGCTGGCGAAGATCACGGGTCGTTTTGAAACGGACCGCCACGGGCACATTCTCATGTCACCTCCTCCCGGTTATCACCACGGAAGCCGCCAGTTCGAGATCGGCTATCAACTACGCACCCGCCTCGGTGGCAATGTCCGCACGGAGTGCCCGCTTTCCACCTCCGATGGAGTGAAGGCCGTCGATGTCGTGTGGCTCTCGGACCTTCGCGAGTCCACCGCCGTGGTGGGAGAGGTGCTGGTGGAGTCTCCCGAGATCTGCGTTGAAGTCATCTCGCCATCGAATACCCGGGCTGAGATGGAGGAGAAGATGGCGCTCTATTTCGATGCCGGTGCCATCGAGGTCTGGTTCTGCGACGAGAATGGCGGGATGCGCTTCGTGGGCAAGCAGGGGCCGCTGGAGCGCTCGCTCTTGTGTCCGGATTTCCCCGCGCTTATCGAGAGCTGA
- a CDS encoding HigA family addiction module antitoxin, producing MKALPPTHPGEVLREDFLVPLGISEYRLAKDIGVPPRRINEIVKGRRSVTVDTALRLERYFRWPAEVWLNLQAHHDQVLARESMKAELSGIQPCQAL from the coding sequence ATGAAAGCCCTACCACCTACCCACCCTGGCGAGGTCCTTCGGGAAGACTTTCTCGTCCCGCTCGGCATCAGCGAATATCGCCTCGCGAAGGACATCGGCGTACCCCCGCGCCGCATCAATGAGATCGTGAAGGGCAGGCGCTCGGTCACGGTGGATACCGCACTTCGCCTTGAGCGGTACTTCCGCTGGCCTGCGGAAGTCTGGCTCAATCTCCAGGCTCATCATGATCAGGTGCTCGCACGGGAATCCATGAAAGCCGAGCTATCCGGCATCCAGCCGTGCCAAGCCCTTTGA
- a CDS encoding CHASE3 domain-containing protein, whose translation MRRHLKARYLVPAIVALVMIIYGAVTSVRNTRAILVDAKGVDHTHRVMIELESCLIAMLNLETGHRGYVITGQEEYLAPYHDALDAVDQQMEALKALTDDNPEQQARMQRVLDLVKRKKAELQDGIVARHDQGFAAAAAIVETNLGRSLMDEIRQIIDAMRDEEKKLLAERKQRMVKNFKDTNDVVVTTAAIALLAGVTGVVLLGLYLMAKDREVTLEQGKRKAEEADQAKTDFLAMMSHEIRTPLNAILGFGELLHESVVKPQDKHFANAIVTSGRSLLALINDLLDLSKIEAGKLELNPESVEMRRFAENLETLFAYRTREKGLDFSILLDRSVPACLGFDALRLRQVLVNLIGNAVKFTHNGRVTVTMHGEGDGEEMMLAVEVEDTGIGIDAVKLRDIFRPFYQVESQEARHYQGTGLGLSICERLVSLMDGEMGARSTMGEGSVFHLRVPVRRCEGAAEGTGASINDGMVDFNRLAPAKILVVDDVPMNRDLIRGYLHGTHHEVLEAENGEQAVMSCLRLRPHVVLMDLRMPVTDGRSAHAMLKASAETRDIPLVAMSASELLEGQPDLKRIFDGHASKPVSRERLYLELARFLPVHAAAATARPRAAVPVVIPASDRTWPELRPALERLCETRLPALVKLVPAQATAGFAGELAGLAESHDCPPLEDYARRLATAAGTMDVAEAGRLLEAFPGVIELIVADA comes from the coding sequence ATGCGCCGCCATCTGAAGGCCCGCTACCTGGTCCCCGCCATCGTGGCGCTCGTGATGATCATCTACGGCGCGGTCACCTCGGTGAGGAATACCCGTGCCATCCTCGTGGATGCGAAGGGCGTGGACCACACGCACCGGGTGATGATCGAGCTGGAGAGCTGCCTGATCGCGATGCTGAATCTCGAGACCGGTCACCGGGGCTACGTGATCACCGGGCAGGAAGAGTATCTGGCTCCCTACCACGACGCGCTGGATGCCGTGGACCAGCAGATGGAAGCGCTGAAGGCACTGACCGACGACAATCCGGAGCAGCAGGCCCGCATGCAGCGCGTGCTCGATCTGGTGAAGCGAAAGAAGGCGGAGTTGCAGGACGGTATCGTGGCCCGCCATGACCAGGGATTTGCCGCCGCCGCGGCGATCGTGGAGACGAATCTGGGGCGCTCGCTGATGGACGAGATCCGCCAGATCATCGACGCGATGCGGGATGAGGAAAAGAAGCTGCTGGCCGAGCGGAAGCAGCGGATGGTGAAGAATTTCAAGGACACGAACGACGTGGTGGTGACCACTGCGGCCATCGCCCTGCTGGCGGGCGTGACCGGCGTCGTGCTGCTGGGCCTCTACCTGATGGCAAAGGACCGCGAGGTGACGCTGGAGCAGGGGAAGAGGAAGGCGGAGGAAGCGGACCAGGCGAAGACAGACTTCCTGGCCATGATGAGCCACGAGATCCGCACGCCGCTGAATGCGATCCTCGGCTTCGGCGAGCTGCTCCACGAGTCGGTGGTCAAGCCGCAGGACAAGCACTTCGCGAATGCCATCGTCACCAGCGGCCGGTCGCTGCTGGCGCTGATCAATGACCTGCTCGACCTTTCCAAGATCGAGGCGGGCAAGCTGGAGCTGAATCCGGAGTCGGTGGAGATGAGGCGCTTTGCCGAGAATCTGGAGACGCTCTTCGCCTATCGCACCCGCGAGAAGGGCCTGGACTTCTCGATCTTGCTGGATCGCTCGGTGCCGGCGTGCCTCGGCTTCGACGCCCTGCGGTTGCGGCAGGTGCTGGTGAACCTGATCGGGAATGCGGTGAAATTCACCCACAACGGCCGGGTGACCGTGACGATGCACGGCGAGGGTGATGGGGAGGAAATGATGCTGGCTGTGGAGGTGGAGGACACGGGGATCGGCATTGATGCGGTGAAGCTGCGGGACATTTTCCGGCCCTTCTACCAAGTGGAGTCGCAGGAGGCGCGGCATTACCAAGGCACGGGGCTGGGCCTGAGCATCTGCGAGCGGCTGGTCTCGCTGATGGATGGCGAGATGGGTGCGCGCAGCACGATGGGGGAAGGATCGGTCTTCCACCTGCGGGTGCCGGTGAGGCGATGCGAGGGGGCGGCTGAGGGAACCGGTGCGTCGATCAACGACGGCATGGTGGATTTCAACCGCCTCGCTCCCGCGAAGATCCTGGTGGTGGACGACGTGCCGATGAACCGGGACCTGATTCGCGGTTATCTCCACGGGACCCATCACGAGGTGCTGGAGGCGGAGAATGGCGAGCAGGCCGTGATGTCCTGCCTGCGCCTGCGCCCGCACGTGGTGCTCATGGACCTGCGCATGCCGGTGACGGACGGTCGCAGCGCCCACGCGATGCTGAAGGCGAGCGCGGAGACCCGGGACATCCCGCTGGTGGCGATGTCCGCCTCGGAATTGCTCGAAGGCCAGCCGGACCTGAAGCGCATCTTCGACGGCCATGCGAGCAAGCCGGTGAGCCGCGAGCGGCTGTATCTGGAGCTCGCGCGTTTCCTTCCAGTGCATGCCGCTGCGGCCACCGCTCGGCCCCGGGCGGCGGTGCCGGTGGTGATCCCCGCGAGCGACCGCACCTGGCCGGAACTGCGCCCGGCACTGGAACGCCTGTGCGAGACGAGGTTGCCCGCGCTGGTCAAGCTGGTGCCCGCGCAGGCAACGGCAGGATTTGCGGGCGAGCTGGCCGGGCTGGCGGAGAGCCACGATTGCCCGCCGCTGGAGGACTACGCGCGTCGGTTGGCCACGGCCGCGGGGACGATGGACGTGGCGGAAGCCGGACGCTTGCTGGAAGCCTTTCCGGGAGTCATTGAATTGATCGTCGCCGATGCCTGA
- a CDS encoding hybrid sensor histidine kinase/response regulator: MPDFDPLPPPSGPALILVVDDEPKNIQVVGPMLLKQGHEVIAAGSGEEALAKMRTAKPDLLLLDVMMPGMTGFEVCRRLLAQPEWHALPVIFLSAVTDKSFVTEALAVGAVDYVTKPFHGPELMSRVQLHLNLRQMRLRLAAAVEERNHLLEIVAHDLKNPLGGVIFAASMLEEGAGQLSLQQARLVDSISQSAARALEITASLLQTQRLDEAKSSLEMTPLCLRDYSEQAIEALSQHAANKETTVDIECDAETLPVRADRRSLLCTLENLVSNAIKFSPPGSQVVIRLSSEGCDGVFRIEDRGPGVKEDERPRLFRKFSRLSARPTGNELSTGLGLHIVHELVKAMGGDVGYEDGAEGGACFVVTLPLAR, encoded by the coding sequence ATGCCTGACTTCGATCCCCTGCCGCCGCCTTCCGGACCCGCGCTCATCCTCGTGGTGGATGACGAGCCGAAGAATATCCAGGTGGTCGGCCCCATGCTTCTGAAGCAGGGCCACGAGGTCATCGCCGCGGGCAGTGGCGAGGAGGCGCTGGCGAAGATGCGGACGGCGAAGCCGGACCTGCTGCTGCTGGATGTGATGATGCCGGGGATGACCGGCTTCGAGGTGTGCAGGCGCTTGCTCGCACAGCCGGAGTGGCACGCCCTGCCGGTGATCTTCCTCTCCGCCGTGACGGACAAGAGCTTCGTCACCGAGGCGCTGGCGGTCGGTGCCGTGGACTATGTGACGAAGCCCTTCCACGGCCCGGAGCTGATGTCGCGCGTGCAGCTCCACCTGAACCTCCGGCAGATGCGCCTGCGCCTCGCGGCGGCGGTCGAGGAGCGGAATCACCTGCTGGAGATCGTGGCGCATGACCTGAAGAATCCGCTGGGCGGCGTGATCTTCGCGGCCTCGATGCTGGAGGAGGGTGCCGGGCAGCTATCGCTGCAGCAGGCACGGCTGGTGGACAGCATTTCGCAGTCGGCGGCCCGCGCCTTGGAAATCACGGCTTCTCTCCTGCAGACGCAGCGTCTCGACGAGGCGAAGTCATCGCTGGAGATGACGCCGCTGTGCCTGCGCGACTACTCGGAGCAGGCGATCGAGGCACTTTCACAGCATGCGGCGAACAAGGAGACCACGGTGGACATCGAGTGCGATGCCGAGACGCTGCCGGTGCGCGCCGACAGACGCTCGCTGCTCTGCACGCTGGAGAATCTCGTTTCGAATGCGATCAAGTTTTCGCCGCCCGGCTCGCAGGTCGTCATCCGGCTCTCCAGCGAGGGCTGCGACGGGGTCTTCCGCATCGAGGACCGCGGCCCCGGGGTGAAGGAAGACGAGCGTCCGCGGCTTTTCCGGAAGTTCTCCCGCCTCAGCGCCCGCCCGACCGGCAATGAGCTCTCGACGGGTCTCGGCCTGCACATCGTCCACGAACTGGTGAAGGCCATGGGTGGCGACGTCGGCTACGAGGATGGCGCGGAAGGAGGAGCGTGCTTCGTCGTGACGCTGCCATTGGCGAGGTGA
- a CDS encoding type II toxin-antitoxin system RelE/ParE family toxin, producing the protein MIRSFACKETERFFEERKSRIFPFTIQSVALRKLAQLHAVTELQQLAVPPGNRLEALKGNRKGQHSIRINDQWRVCFLWMADGPYDVEIVDYH; encoded by the coding sequence ATGATCCGCTCGTTTGCCTGTAAAGAAACCGAGCGATTCTTCGAGGAACGCAAAAGCCGAATTTTTCCGTTCACGATCCAGAGCGTCGCACTGCGGAAGCTCGCTCAACTTCACGCCGTGACTGAACTCCAACAACTCGCCGTACCACCCGGCAACCGGCTGGAGGCCCTGAAAGGAAACAGGAAGGGGCAGCATTCGATTCGCATCAATGACCAGTGGAGAGTCTGTTTCCTCTGGATGGCAGATGGCCCTTACGACGTCGAAATCGTTGATTACCACTAG
- a CDS encoding Glu/Leu/Phe/Val family dehydrogenase, with amino-acid sequence MRDELLRNPVFAMAATQFDGVADFLGLNDELRERTKWPKRLITVTVPIRHDDGSTKVYFGHRVQHHLTRGPVKGGLRYHPRVDLGEVAALAMWMNWKCALMDLPYGGGKGGITCDPRAMSQGELERITRRYTMEMIPFIGPDIDIMAPDMGTNEQTMAWMTDTYSTHAGRLIPGIVTGKPLALQGSAGRTQATGHGVAFLACRALNKLNLPIDGATAIVQGFGNVGAHAAYALANSNVKVIGISDVTGAIWNAGGIDTRKLRDHVASRGSIQGFPEAEPIEPDALLCQPCDILIPAATDMVITGENAPLLKCKVLAEGANGPTTPEADAVLNERGDIFVIPDILCNAGGVTVSYFEWVQNLQRFQWTEREVLTKLETMLENAFSRVLHFAERHGLPHRTAAQALAIKTVADVKAQRGLFP; translated from the coding sequence ATGCGTGACGAACTTTTGCGGAATCCTGTCTTCGCCATGGCGGCCACCCAATTCGACGGGGTCGCCGATTTCCTCGGCCTCAATGACGAGTTGCGGGAGCGCACGAAGTGGCCGAAGCGCCTGATCACCGTGACCGTGCCGATCCGCCATGACGACGGCTCCACGAAAGTTTACTTCGGCCACCGCGTGCAGCATCACCTGACCCGCGGTCCGGTGAAGGGCGGCTTGCGCTATCACCCGCGCGTGGATCTCGGAGAGGTGGCTGCATTGGCGATGTGGATGAATTGGAAGTGCGCGCTGATGGACCTGCCGTATGGCGGGGGGAAGGGCGGCATCACCTGTGACCCCCGGGCGATGAGCCAGGGCGAGCTGGAGCGCATCACCCGCCGCTACACCATGGAGATGATCCCTTTCATTGGGCCGGACATCGACATCATGGCGCCCGACATGGGCACGAACGAGCAGACCATGGCATGGATGACGGACACCTACTCCACCCATGCCGGCCGCCTGATTCCGGGCATCGTCACGGGTAAGCCGCTCGCGTTGCAGGGCTCGGCGGGTCGCACGCAGGCCACCGGCCACGGTGTTGCCTTCCTCGCCTGCCGTGCGCTGAACAAGCTGAACCTGCCCATCGATGGCGCCACGGCGATCGTGCAGGGCTTCGGCAATGTGGGCGCGCACGCCGCCTATGCGCTGGCGAATTCCAACGTGAAGGTCATCGGGATCTCGGACGTCACCGGGGCAATCTGGAATGCCGGGGGCATCGATACCCGCAAGCTGCGCGACCACGTGGCATCGCGCGGCAGCATCCAGGGCTTCCCGGAGGCAGAGCCCATCGAGCCGGATGCCCTGCTCTGCCAGCCCTGCGACATCCTCATCCCGGCGGCCACCGACATGGTCATCACCGGGGAAAACGCGCCGCTCCTGAAGTGCAAGGTGCTGGCGGAGGGCGCGAACGGCCCGACCACGCCCGAGGCGGATGCAGTGCTCAACGAGCGCGGCGACATCTTCGTGATCCCGGACATCCTTTGCAACGCAGGGGGCGTAACGGTCTCCTACTTCGAGTGGGTGCAGAATCTCCAGCGCTTCCAGTGGACGGAGCGCGAGGTGCTCACGAAGCTGGAGACCATGCTGGAGAATGCCTTTTCCCGCGTGCTGCACTTCGCCGAGCGCCACGGGCTGCCGCATCGCACCGCCGCCCAGGCCCTCGCGATCAAGACGGTGGCTGACGTGAAGGCGCAGCGCGGTCTCTTCCCGTGA
- a CDS encoding MDR family NADPH-dependent oxidoreductase: MQALRFHEFGKPQDVLKLEPLELPPLAEGEVRLKILAAPVNPADLNFIEGTYGVKPELPAVPGIEGCGEVIESRSSDLRIGDRAIMLRRAGSWATHVQLPADHLFKIPADLDPLQAAMLKVNPATAWRLLTGTGTPASGSWIVQNAANSAVGRCVIAVARELGIRTINLVRRPELIDELQALGADLVVTDDDAGMDAVKSAGAGKPALAFNCVGGESALRLMNLLAPGGIHITYGAMARRPLTVPNGLLIFKDLQLRGLWITKWIESAPKQELDEAYAKLAALMTNGSLTMPVDSTHSLESSGTALERVSAAGRDGKVLLVP, translated from the coding sequence ATGCAAGCGCTTCGCTTCCACGAATTTGGCAAGCCCCAGGACGTCCTGAAGCTCGAGCCACTGGAGCTGCCGCCTCTTGCCGAGGGCGAGGTGCGGCTGAAGATCCTGGCTGCGCCGGTGAATCCCGCCGACCTGAATTTCATCGAGGGCACCTATGGCGTGAAGCCGGAGCTGCCCGCGGTGCCGGGTATCGAGGGCTGCGGCGAGGTGATCGAGAGCCGGTCGTCGGACCTGCGCATCGGAGACCGCGCCATCATGCTGCGGCGTGCCGGAAGCTGGGCGACCCACGTGCAGCTTCCCGCGGATCATCTTTTCAAGATCCCTGCGGACCTCGATCCGCTCCAGGCCGCGATGCTGAAAGTGAACCCCGCCACAGCCTGGCGGCTGCTCACCGGAACCGGCACTCCCGCGAGTGGATCGTGGATTGTCCAGAATGCGGCGAATTCCGCGGTGGGGCGGTGCGTGATCGCCGTGGCGAGAGAGCTGGGCATTCGTACGATAAACCTAGTACGTCGCCCCGAGTTGATTGACGAGCTTCAGGCGCTTGGTGCGGACCTGGTGGTCACCGACGACGATGCCGGCATGGACGCGGTGAAGTCCGCAGGGGCCGGGAAGCCCGCACTTGCCTTCAATTGCGTCGGCGGGGAAAGCGCGCTGCGGCTGATGAATCTCCTCGCACCCGGCGGCATCCACATCACCTACGGCGCGATGGCCCGGCGGCCCCTGACCGTGCCGAATGGCCTGCTCATCTTCAAGGATCTCCAGCTCCGCGGCCTGTGGATCACCAAATGGATCGAGAGCGCCCCGAAGCAGGAACTCGACGAGGCCTATGCCAAGCTCGCCGCGCTCATGACAAACGGCAGCCTCACGATGCCAGTGGACTCGACCCATTCGCTTGAGTCATCCGGCACAGCGCTGGAGAGAGTGTCAGCTGCTGGACGTGACGGGAAAGTGCTGCTGGTGCCGTGA
- a CDS encoding ADP-ribosylglycohydrolase family protein — protein MTARDLVLPSFFGDALALGPHWIYDPVQIAAWYPGGIRAYEAPRSQYHPATKAAGDFTHYGDQALALLESLAGAGGSLENWPADWLRWAERIREDKSSYLDGATRGTLQNLAAGVAEPSPSSDLGGAARIAPLLAFHRDVEQLVPLARAQTALTHGDPQVIDAAEFFARAAVSVAGGAGFEEAFDEAASHPYDALPAIDWGTLGRDASSGDLAAKAGALGLGCDIDGAFPITLALAFRYEADPVEALSANAMLGGDSAARGLLLGLLMGARHGAAAFPAEWISGLRSIDAIERALP, from the coding sequence ATGACTGCACGCGATCTCGTCCTGCCTTCCTTCTTCGGCGACGCACTGGCCCTCGGCCCGCACTGGATCTACGATCCCGTCCAAATCGCCGCGTGGTATCCCGGCGGCATCCGCGCGTATGAAGCGCCCCGCAGCCAATACCATCCCGCCACGAAGGCAGCCGGGGACTTCACACACTACGGGGACCAGGCGCTCGCCCTGCTCGAGTCCCTTGCCGGTGCGGGCGGCAGCCTGGAGAATTGGCCCGCCGATTGGCTTCGCTGGGCGGAGAGGATCCGTGAGGACAAGAGCAGCTACCTCGATGGCGCGACCCGGGGCACCCTGCAAAACCTGGCCGCTGGCGTGGCGGAACCGTCACCCTCCAGCGATCTCGGTGGCGCGGCCCGCATCGCGCCCCTGCTGGCTTTCCATCGCGACGTGGAGCAGCTCGTGCCGCTGGCGCGCGCCCAGACCGCACTGACCCACGGCGACCCGCAGGTCATCGATGCCGCCGAATTCTTCGCGAGGGCGGCGGTGTCTGTCGCCGGTGGCGCGGGCTTTGAGGAAGCCTTCGATGAAGCCGCATCACACCCCTACGACGCTTTGCCCGCGATCGATTGGGGCACGCTCGGGCGCGATGCCTCGAGCGGTGATCTGGCGGCGAAGGCGGGTGCCCTCGGACTCGGCTGCGATATCGATGGGGCATTCCCCATCACCCTCGCGCTCGCCTTCCGCTACGAAGCGGACCCCGTCGAGGCGCTTTCGGCGAATGCGATGCTCGGGGGTGATTCCGCCGCGCGTGGCTTGCTGCTCGGCCTCCTGATGGGTGCGCGGCATGGCGCGGCGGCATTCCCCGCTGAGTGGATCAGCGGGCTGCGCTCGATCGATGCGATCGAGCGCGCCTTGCCATGA